In Glycine max cultivar Williams 82 chromosome 4, Glycine_max_v4.0, whole genome shotgun sequence, the genomic stretch gtaaaaaaaagttatttgtgTTCATATTTGAGTCCATTGAAGTGTATGAATAACAAGTGAAGTTGTTCATGCAGTTGTTAACTCGGATCTATTGATTTTTGTTCTAGCATATGTTTCTTAGAGTTTGAGGTAGTCTACCCAAAGCATAAGACTGTGTTCTAATTTGTCTCCATCTCATGGTTTCAGCATGCCTTATACGGGAATTTCAAGAGACAATCCTATCAAAACTAATTCCTAAGATTAAGGCGATAAGATATGATACGATATAATACCAAAAATAAAGATATGATACCATATAATACCTATGATATATAACAAGATTTTACCATATATGATTAGATATGTCattgttatataataagatatGATTATATCAAGCATGACTATGACATATTATTACAATTTAAGGGGGCAtttgataaacaaaatttatttactttcttaggagtcttaaaagtataaaattatgattttcatGTTTAGTATGTAATTAATAAAGATGGTCAGGAATCATATAGGAAATTATGATTCCTGAGAATCAATTTTATCTCACTTATCCGCAAAAATATTCCCAATAAGGGAGGTAGGAATCCAACAACTTTCACAATGGAGGGAAagttttaattacatattttatgtgaatttttaatttttagaaaatatatcaaAACTAATCAAATGTATTTTACACATTCCCAAAAATCATGATTCTCGAGTATGGAAAAACTGTTCTCATGCTAAACCCCCTAAAAGACATGTGTGGATATTGGTCATAGAATTATTTGGATAGTGTTTAGACCTGTCAATCAGTATCCAAATGATTGTAAAGCATTGGACCAGTCCAACTCAATACCAACTAAAGGATACAATTTCAATAAAAAGTAGGCAATGTAATTAGGTAAGAAACTATTTCTAATACAAATTTTAgggtaaataatcatttttgtccCTAAATGTGTAAATAGTTGACAAATTCatcattgaaagttgaaaaatcaatttttagtttcctaaagtataaaaagtgtgacaaattcaTTCATCCGTTAACTCCCGTTTGTTACCGTCAATGAGAGAGCCTACGTGGCACATATGAATGAAAATATCACGAAATTGATTGTCAACATGACTGttgaataaattagatgaaaatgtTAGTAACTTTTTTTGgaccaaaatttaaatatgttttcacAGAATCAAAATGTCAGTAAGTTATCATTATTGaaccaaaatgtcaataattttttattgtatcaaaatgtcaataaatttttattggacgtaaatgttagtaattttttgttggaccaaaattcaatatatttgtattagaCTAATTTGTTAAATcccaaatttcatttcatttaagggtaatataattttaaggtcaaatttttcattttttattgttacaagcgtaacattataataatcacttaaaatagGAAATCAAACATAGTTTAAAACAAGTATATTAATAAACATAACATTTACTAACAATCATAATTTGTCTATCATAATagaaattatccaaaataaacattttaccagtatacaaaaataaatattgtaccaGTATACCaattattattatgactaaTTATTATGATTTGGATTAATTTGTAATGATGGGTACATttctacaatatttatttttgtatattggtaaaatgtttattttggataatttctATTGTGACAAACAAGTCatagttattattatgtttgttttaaattatgtttgttttcctaTGAAGAAAATTCactctaaaattatattttattcttaaatataacaaaatttggaGTCTAACAAATTAGTTCAATAGAAAACATACTAATGTTTTGGTCTAACAAAAAATTCCTGACATTTacgtctaataaaaaattattgacagtttgatacaataaaaaattactgatattctggtccaataatgataacttacCAACATTCTGATCCTATGGAactgacattttggtccaaaaaaaaattactaatattttcgTCCAAcaaaaattactaacattttaCTGACATTTTCATCTAATGATAACTTAGTGAAATTTTCATCCAATCTATTCAACAACCATGTTGACAATCAATTCTATAATGTTTTCGTCCCTGTGTGTCACGTAAACTTTCTTGTTAACAACAACATACGAAAGTTAATGAATGAAAGAATTCGtcacactttttatatttttggggactaaaaattgaatttttatctttcaatgaTGAATTTATTAGTGATTTACAGagataaaaatgactatttatcctaAGTTTTAACATAGTTATTTAAGATGAAGTTAGTAAAGTTgttatgtataaaaatttacaattaaatgataatataaaaggcataaatgaaattatgattttcttattttgtttcatccataattttagtattttcattttaaaattaagacatttgatcctcttattttaataaatacgcAATTTTAGTACtctcattttaaaatagaatatttaGTTCTcgtattttagaaaaaataaaatttttgtccaattctcaattttatttacattctatttttttcttttgattcaattgaattttaaacctaatatattgatttaacatatcatcaagaaataatttaattaattacaaaataagaaataaaccatagataaaattaaagattaaattaaaattataaattttctaaaatatgagaaagaaatgtttaaattttgagataaagagatcaaaactataaacttttttaagataagaattttaaaatagaagaatcaagattacaaattaagtaaaataaaattgcatttaattttataaaatatttacataatcagtattttttcaatatatttattatttactttcaatAGTATATTATTTTGACGTTAAATTTGCTATGTGGGCATTCCGACGATTTTAGGAAAACATGAGAGGAAGTTTTATTTGCATCTGAAGCTTCGTCtgatattgttattattttgttattgttcATTGCGTTGACAATGATAGTTGTTTGAACTATAATTCCTAAGCTTCAAATCCATGGTTCAAGCCAGCAGAGAGAGAAGACAATCATAGTTTGAAGGTTCTCGATTTTTTTCGACATagtaagtttaaaatttaaattgtctttcaaaattcaaaatgacattaaaaaaattcaatcttttgttggcCGTACTTAATACTAATCTTTCAACTTGAATAGAATACTAAGAAGATGTTTGTTGTGAAAGaagttttttcatatataaaaattataattcttatgaattatgaattcCGAGATTATAAttcctaaaaataataaaatatatttggtttgtcattaatattttttagaataatacttatataagtTTCTTTATTATCaaagaattaattatatttttattagttactTTAATTAGCTATTACAGTAATTAATCTAATAAGAAtaacatgataatttttttattatagaaaaataaaattttaactcatGAAAAGTTAGATTCCCACTTTTACTGATGAAACATTATTAAAAGACACAAAAGCATACCCAACTTCATCGTCATCACTCACTTAATGGGATTGATTAAGGTGGTAAAGGAGTTGTGGAGGGCTTTCTTTTTCCTCTGCTCACCACAATTCTGGAGAATGGCGTTGCTCTGgactttttctattctttattcttattACCAATTATTCAAACCACTAATTCATGAGAAATGTTCCCTCTTCTCTCACAAACTCGTATCCTATCCAAGGTGCTCCCCTTTCACAACTACTTTTAAGCCTGTCTGCGTCATCACTGGTGTAAGTCTtttctttattcatttattcattttttgttgttttatttagcTATTTGATTATGTGAATTTCTCAATTTCGTTTTGTGTTGGCGTAGGCTACGTCTGGTCTAGGATTAGCTGCTGCCTATCAACTTTCCAAGGAAGGATATTTTGTTGTGCTTGGTAACtctttattcttattcttattttacttttcataCTTTTAAATCATACTAGTGTAACTAATTAGTTCATGTTTCTAGTCTAAAGAAAGCTTAAGAACACGCTCTTAACACTCTCCCTTTTCAACTCTTTGTAAATCATAACTCTTTGTAAAATCTAGTACTAGCTTCACTAATGAAGAATGGGGTCAGGTTATTTGATGGAAATCCGCTCGAGATTTCACCCAATAAAGATAATGTTGGAAAGAGTGTTAAGAAGTGTATTGCTTGCATCCTTCTTCTAGTCTATGCGATGTATACTTAGGATTCCAGTTGTGAATGCAGTTGGACGTTCACAGCAATTATTGTCAGAGGTATTTCCTACAACACTTTTTTTAGAATCGTGGTGATGACAACTTCACACTTCATAAATCTCTTATCAGTGTTCCCTGGCTCCCTCTGTTTGATAGACCATAACAAAGATAAAAGATTGGAATGAAGATGCCCACCTCGAAGCTTTTCAGGTTGACCTGTCATCAATTGAGTCAGTCGTAAAGTTCAAAATGTCCCTGCAACAGTGGCTTTTGGATTCTGATTTGCACTGCTCCATACAAATACTGATAAACAATGCTGGAATACTTGCAACATCACCTAGAGTCACCGCTGAGGGCTATGAtcagtaataaataattttttcctaaCTCCTTTGGTAGTATTGAAGAATTTTCACTTTACCATTGAATAACTTCTGTGCTTATGATGCATGCTCTGTGTAACACAACAAAAGATGCATAGGTCACGTGCTTgcaaattttattactttcagACTGCTAATAAATCTATTTAAGCTAAGGAAAATAATTGAGTGTTTGTTACAATATTGAAATTTCGGAGACAATGTTGATTAGCGTGATCAATGTGGTTTTTATGGAACGCAAACACAAGAAAGACACATGGATTATTTTTACAACTGTATGCAAaaaagtagattttttttttttacttgtttgcTCCATTAAGGTGAGCCTAGTTGCCTTGTGACCAGAAGGTCGTGGGTTTAAATCTTGGAAACAGCTCCGCATACAGGGGTAATGCTGCATATATTTACCCTTCCCATACTATACTAGGTGGTGGTGGTgccccatttttatttttttattttattatatacttgTTAGCTCCATGTTTGTTTGGTATCTTAGTTTTATAATTagtattaacttttaaaatgtataaatgtCTTGCGTTTTTTTCTCCCAGGATGATTGGTACAAATTATATTGGTGCATTTGCTTTAACAAAGCTTCTACTGCCACTTCTTGAAAGCAGCCCTGTATCCTCCAAAATTGTGAATGTATCATCCTTTACACATCGAGCTGGTAAGGATAATCATTATAATCCTTACTTCTATTATTGTCTGGTGAATCAACTCTTTCAGTTCGATTCTATTCCATAAATTCTTCGTCACATTGTCTCTACAACAGTGCTTCTCCTATAGAAACTGATCAAGCTCTTTTCTTTAGTTACTGATGTGCAGGTTGATGAGGGAACTGTTTCTGGGAAGAGATTTTTTAGATCAATACAATATCCATGTGCTCACATCTATGAGTATTCTAAATGTAAATTGCAAATTTCGGATTAAGTTATATAGATTACTTTATGTCTTTAGTCCTAATgcatttaattttgttgaaGTATGCCTCATTCTCTTCTCGTATGAGCTCCATCGACAGCTTTGCCTAATGGGAAAATCTCACCAGATATTTGTCACGTATGTAATTACTAATATactttcatttcctttttctgTCTTGTTTCCAAGTGCTGTGTACTGTTATATGTATCAGAAAAGTTTTGTATATGTTAACAGTTAACTAATTATTGCATAACTCATCACTTTTATTACTTGCCCGACCTTCATGAATtaagttacaacttacaagtttTAGGGAGACACTTAGAAAAACTTACTTGAGCTTATGGAAGTGACTTATGACATTCCTATAAGCTGTTTTTAGATTTTAGCTTATTTCAATAACCTTCattgagaagtttatccaaaaatTTTTTTAGCTCATTGAAATAAGCTTAACAATCAAGTTAATGAATAAGGTCtcatatgataaaaaatttctGAGTAAGTGCTTAACTAAGCTGTTTATCCAAATGTGCCCTCGGTTTCCTATATATCATTTCTGCACCGCTCGTGGGTTCTTGTTTTTGGCAAAAGCATATATGGACACAGTGGCTTATTCGCCAATCATGTACCTTGGGTGAAATTCATGCGTGAATGTTTGACAAACCTGTAATTCTATTGTGGTTTTGAACTTTCAATTAAAGgatgatttttattataagcCTCTGTCTTGTTGGGATATAATGATGTTATTGTCACAAATCTTTGGCTCCTAACCAGGAATCCAGGATCAGTTCCCCAGCTCCCTTCCTCCCCCAAGTTTCCAAACACCCCCTTCGTTGCCCCCCTAAGAAAAGCTACGAGTTTTAAAGGGTCTATCTCCACCCCGGCTTTCAACTAGCTACAACTGCATAATCATCCAATGAGTTGGATAGGAAAAAAGGTTTAAATGGGACCAGCTACACTCATATAAATCCACTTGTAATCAGTTTTTGAGCTAGAGTTGTGCAAAATGTATTAAACTTTTTGTATAAAGCTTTATTCTTGTCTATCATGGATTCTACTTCACCTTATACATTCAATTTCTGTGTTGTTGCCCGTTAGTGTTGCAGATCCTGGAGTTGTGCAGACAAAGCTCATGCAAGAAGTTCCAGCAATCCTATCTTGGTTAGCATTATATGTGTTGAAACGTCTACAGCTGTTGCAATCCCCTGAGTGTGGGGTTGACTCTATTATTGATGCTGCTCTAGCTCCACCAGTAAGTACTTTTAGTGGTACTTAATATTGATttacaattttacatttttaacatGCCATTTATCAACAACTTCACTAATTCTCTTAGATATTATTCCATCACCACTCAATGCATTCTCAATTGCCTTGTGCCTTTATTTTATCCTTCTGCAATGGTAATTCACCTTGACCTCTGGCTAGGAAACGATATattggtcaattatttcaacaaacTATTACATATAGTAGAGGATCCAAATACACATTATAAAACACATTCACAAATGGACACTTTCGGGTAAAATAGGTTTCTCTCAATTTCCTCTCACATATGGATGCTTTTTCATACATTAGAGGATCTAAATAAACATTATAAAACACGTACACACACAAATGAACGCTTTTAGGTAAAATACGTTTCTCTCAATTTTCATTCGGAGTAACTCTGCAATACTCTTGTGAAAGAAAACTTCTCTAAAAGTGGGTAATTAACATGTATGCTCACAAAAGATATATAATTTCCGTTCTTTACTCTTGTGCTACTTGGGGTATAACTAGGTATGTCTCagatatataatttcttttattataaatattttcataacaatctacaaatattttatattctttattttattatttaaaaaatatattagcatACTCgtatctttaatttaaaattgttatattCGGTAACAGTATATGTTCTGGGTACCAAAAAGCAGAACCACACACAAATTGGGAAGGGAGGGGTAGTACAATTCTTGTGCATATTTTGATCTTTAAATTTCTCATCTGCCAATTTGTCCTATGTATCAAATGACTTTTATATCATTTTCAGTCCTGCCTCAGTATTTCTCAATTTCCCCTATTTTTCTAGCAGCCTAAAACTATTGACAAGGgaatttataatgattattgTATTGTAAATGATCAAACCATCTAAGTTGCTTCTTCTCATCTTAAGTAATCGTTGTCTACTAAATGGAGGTAAAAAATCACTATCTTATAATGATTGTCCTATCCCATTCATCCAGTTGGATACACCCTTTAGCATCCCTTTGTTTCCTCCATTTTATCTTAATGAACTGATTAGGAATTAAAATAGCCAGTTCTTACTTAATTTTGAGCTCTGCATTTATCACTTCATCCACCTGTACCTAGAAGTTCATACTAAACCTTCAATTTCACCATTGGTTTGAATAATTGCTCTATTGCATTCTTTATGCTGATGCTTACACTGATCTCTTATGcctgatttaatttttttttaattctaatactGACTGGAGCCATTGAGTTTGTGATGTTAAATGGACTTATTGCATTTTTCAGGGAACATCAGGAGCTTACTTTTTTGGGGGTAAAGGTAGGACCCTCAACCCTTCACCACTTTCGCGAAACGCCAAATTAGCACGTGAACTTTGGGAGAGTACAAGTAAACTGCTATCTGTGACCCCTTTTGGTGCTGAGGGTAACAGCTGGTAGCATTGGTTCGCATGTCATGTCCTATAACAAAGTGAATAGCTGCAGTTGCCCCTGCAGATTCACAAATGACAACCCATTCTTCATATCAAGTTTAAGAAAAGTACAATATAACCATTCTTCAGCATTACCACCATGCACTTGTTGCCTTGTAGCACTGTTCATAATTCATATTCTCATATTCTACTTATTTCATTTGCTAATTCACTacgataattaattattagattgaatttgaatttaacaaaaatatttttaggaaaaagAGAGGAATGGTCTAGGACTGTAGAATTTACATTAAATGTGAGATTTTGGATATTTGAGTTGAGGTGAAAGACTGGCTGGAGACTacggtgagaaaaaaaaatttcttctaaTCAGgggttttaaattaatatatagtatcatttaaaattattcgcAATGtatattactaaaataaatctttcaattaCTCTTCCATATAAGATTTGCATAGccaaattattttgataatttttcaaGATGCATTTGCTATTCTATTAGTATCAAGTACGAATTTGTGGGTAACGGTGAGAGAAGATAAAGTACACTTGTATGAATTGTGGATATACATTTCTAGTTGTGGGCTACAAAACTCATTCGGCAGTGGAATCAAAGCAAGGCAACTGTTTTATGCACTCCATATTTTGCTTGATGTACCTCCAAAATTGCTAATATTGCAAAATTGCTTGATGTACCTCTACGTCGCACCAAATCCACCGCTGCATCACACCACCCCCGTCGACTATGTTATCATAGTTTTGGTGTTCCAAATTACTCATCTGAAATTGTGTTAGAAGAATTCCATATTTGTTGTTCCGGataaccaaaaaaagaaaaatagcttTCGGATAACGTAATTCGGCGATTGTTTAACATCAACAACATTATGGATTTGTCAATCTGCCAACATTTATCAGtgatgtatattattttttccctttcttaaCTCCATTTTCGTCTTCAAACTCACAACACAATTGTGCAGTGGTGCAGAGTGATGGTTGATGAGGTGGTGCGGTGTGGTTTACGTGAAGGTGTTTGGACACTATTAACAAAAAGAGAGGCGTATGATTACACTCACACCTATGTTTTCTAAAATTGTATCTGATAACCCTATGTCAATTTTActaatatagtatttatatactatataaatgttttgatatttttattatacagtaataat encodes the following:
- the LOC100818046 gene encoding dehydrogenase/reductase SDR family member on chromosome X isoform X4, with the translated sequence MRCILRIPVVNAVGRSQQLLSETITKIKDWNEDAHLEAFQVDLSSIESVVKFKMSLQQWLLDSDLHCSIQILINNAGILATSPRVTAEGYDQMIGTNYIGAFALTKLLLPLLESSPVSSKIVNVSSFTHRAVTDVQVDEGTVSGKRFFRSIQYPCAHIYEYSKLCLILFSYELHRQLCLMGKSHQIFVTVADPGVVQTKLMQEVPAILSWLALYVLKRLQLLQSPECGVDSIIDAALAPPGTSGAYFFGGKGRTLNPSPLSRNAKLARELWESTSKLLSVTPFGAEGNSW
- the LOC100818046 gene encoding dehydrogenase/reductase SDR family member on chromosome X isoform X3, whose product is MGLIKVVKELWRAFFFLCSPQFWRMALLWTFSILYSYYQLFKPLIHEKCSLFSHKLVSYPRCSPFTTTFKPVCVITGATSGLGLAAAYQLSKEGYFVVLVGRSQQLLSETITKIKDWNEDAHLEAFQVDLSSIESVVKFKMSLQQWLLDSDLHCSIQILINNAGILATSPRVTAEGYDQMIGTNYIGAFALTKLLLPLLESSPVSSKIVNVSSFTHRAVTDVQVDEGTVSGKRFFRSIQYPCAHIYEYSKLCLILFSYELHRQLCLMGKSHQIFVTSWSCADKAHARSSSNPILVSIICVETSTAVAIP
- the LOC100818046 gene encoding dehydrogenase/reductase SDR family member on chromosome X isoform X1; the encoded protein is MGLIKVVKELWRAFFFLCSPQFWRMALLWTFSILYSYYQLFKPLIHEKCSLFSHKLVSYPRCSPFTTTFKPVCVITGATSGLGLAAAYQLSKEGYFVVLVGRSQQLLSETITKIKDWNEDAHLEAFQVDLSSIESVVKFKMSLQQWLLDSDLHCSIQILINNAGILATSPRVTAEGYDQMIGTNYIGAFALTKLLLPLLESSPVSSKIVNVSSFTHRAVTDVQVDEGTVSGKRFFRSIQYPCAHIYEYSKLCLILFSYELHRQLCLMGKSHQIFVTVADPGVVQTKLMQEVPAILSWLALYVLKRLQLLQSPECGVDSIIDAALAPPGTSGAYFFGGKGRTLNPSPLSRNAKLARELWESTSKLLSVTPFGAEGNSW
- the LOC100818046 gene encoding dehydrogenase/reductase SDR family member on chromosome X isoform X2, with the translated sequence MGLIKVVKELWRAFFFLCSPQFWRMALLWTFSILYSYYQLFKPLIHEKCSLFSHKLVSYPRCSPFTTTFKPVCVITGATSGLGLAAAYQLSKEGYFVVLVGRSQQLLSETITKIKDWNEDAHLEAFQVDLSSIESVVKFKMSLQQWLLDSDLHCSIQILINNAGILATSPRVTAEGYDQMIGTNYIGAFALTKLLLPLLESSPVSSKIVNVSSFTHRAVTDVQVDEGTVSGKRFFRSIQYPCAHIYEYSKLCLILFSYELHRQLCLMGKSHQIFVTNPGSVPQLPSSPKFPNTPFVAPLRKATSFKGSISTPAFN